A stretch of Campylobacter volucris DNA encodes these proteins:
- the fabD gene encoding ACP S-malonyltransferase, whose translation MNSAFIFPGQGSQSFGMGLSFYENSKKAKELLDNASDFCKIDFKNLLFKENDDLNKSEFTQMAIVLNSLMAYEALNENISLRTNYALGHSLGEFSALAVQGAFDFLEVISLVNKRGIFMQEDCSKIEAGMMVVLGLKDEVVEEICYKAQQNGKKIYAANYNCQGQIVVAGLKPDLILAEAEFKEAGAKRAMLLNMSVASHCPLLKEASLKLTQELKSILKSDFNQVVSNVNATIYTNKDQALQLLSDQLIKPVLYKQSIQNIDEKIDFYIEFGASVLKGLNKKISQKETYALSKMQDIDEVLKVLK comes from the coding sequence ATGAATAGCGCATTTATATTTCCTGGTCAAGGCTCTCAAAGCTTTGGCATGGGGCTTAGTTTTTATGAAAATTCTAAAAAAGCTAAAGAATTATTAGATAATGCTAGTGATTTTTGTAAAATTGATTTTAAAAATTTACTTTTTAAAGAAAATGATGATTTAAACAAAAGCGAATTTACTCAAATGGCTATAGTTTTAAATTCTTTAATGGCATATGAGGCTTTAAATGAAAATATTTCATTAAGGACTAATTATGCTTTAGGGCATTCTTTGGGTGAATTTAGTGCTTTAGCAGTGCAAGGTGCATTTGATTTTTTAGAAGTGATTTCTTTGGTTAATAAACGCGGAATTTTTATGCAAGAAGATTGTTCTAAAATAGAAGCTGGTATGATGGTGGTTTTAGGCTTAAAAGATGAAGTAGTAGAAGAAATTTGTTATAAAGCTCAGCAAAATGGTAAGAAAATATACGCAGCTAATTATAATTGCCAAGGGCAAATTGTAGTTGCAGGATTAAAGCCTGATTTGATTTTAGCTGAGGCAGAATTTAAAGAAGCTGGAGCTAAACGAGCTATGCTTTTAAATATGAGTGTAGCAAGCCATTGCCCGCTTTTAAAAGAAGCTTCATTAAAATTAACACAAGAATTAAAAAGTATTTTAAAATCTGATTTTAATCAAGTTGTTTCCAATGTAAATGCAACAATTTATACTAACAAAGATCAAGCTTTGCAATTATTAAGCGATCAACTGATTAAACCTGTGCTTTACAAACAAAGCATACAAAACATAGATGAAAAGATTGATTTTTATATAGAATTTGGTGCTAGTGTTTTAAAAGGATTAAATAAAAAAATTAGCCAAAAAGAAACATATGCTTTAAGTAAAATGCAAGATATAGACGAAGTATTAAAGGTTTTGAAATGA
- a CDS encoding 5'-methylthioadenosine / S-adenosylhomocysteine nucleosidase / 6-amino-6-deoxyfutalosine hydrolase gives MKIAILGAMPEEITPLLETLKDYETINYANNTYYLAKYKNHDLVIAYSKIGKVNSTLSASIMIEKFKAEILLFTGVAGAFNPNLDIGDLIYATKLAQYDLDITAFGHPLGYVPGNEIFIKTDEKLNNLALEVAKELNIKIQSGIIATGDEFICDENKKAKIREIFNADACEMEGASVALVCDALKIPCLILRSMSDKAGEKAEFDFDEFVEKSARISANFVLKMCDKL, from the coding sequence ATGAAAATTGCAATTTTAGGCGCTATGCCAGAAGAGATTACCCCTTTATTGGAAACTTTAAAAGATTATGAAACTATAAATTATGCTAATAATACTTATTATTTAGCAAAGTATAAAAATCATGACTTGGTTATTGCTTATTCTAAGATAGGTAAAGTAAATTCCACTCTTAGTGCTAGTATAATGATAGAAAAATTTAAAGCAGAAATCTTGCTTTTTACTGGTGTTGCAGGTGCGTTTAATCCAAATTTAGACATAGGTGATTTAATCTATGCTACAAAGTTAGCTCAATATGATTTAGATATAACTGCTTTTGGACATCCATTGGGTTATGTTCCTGGTAATGAAATTTTTATAAAAACAGATGAGAAATTAAATAATCTAGCTTTAGAAGTTGCAAAAGAATTAAATATTAAAATTCAATCAGGCATTATAGCCACTGGAGATGAATTTATTTGCGATGAAAACAAAAAAGCAAAAATAAGAGAGATTTTTAATGCTGATGCTTGTGAAATGGAAGGAGCTAGTGTAGCCTTAGTTTGTGATGCTTTAAAAATTCCTTGTCTTATATTAAGATCAATGAGCGATAAAGCTGGTGAAAAGGCTGAATTCGATTTTGATGAATTTGTAGAAAAATCAGCAAGAATTTCAGCTAATTTTGTATTAAAAATGTGCGATAAATTATGA
- a CDS encoding ATP-binding protein: MINLSKRLIREVAKANAKFSLIEDKDKVLLGLSGGKDSLALAHLLSRMQKHAPFKFELKAVTLSYGMGEDYTKLHNHCKEYGIDHEVIDSNIYEISGDTIRKNSSFCSYFSRMRRGALYTYALENGYNKLAIAHHLDDAVESFFMNFIYNGSLRSLAPKYKSKRGIEVIRPLIFVRERQLRENAINNELEVIGNEFCPGMKLSEKNVKFPHAREEAKQLLANLEKENPKLFTSLKTAFSNIHLNSFFINE, translated from the coding sequence ATGATAAATCTTAGCAAAAGACTCATTAGAGAAGTAGCTAAGGCTAATGCTAAATTTTCTCTTATAGAAGATAAAGATAAAGTTTTATTAGGGCTTAGTGGGGGTAAAGATTCTTTAGCTTTAGCCCATCTTTTATCGCGTATGCAAAAACATGCTCCTTTTAAATTTGAACTTAAAGCTGTAACTTTAAGCTATGGTATGGGGGAAGATTATACTAAGTTGCATAATCACTGCAAAGAATATGGCATAGATCATGAAGTGATTGATTCTAATATATATGAAATTTCTGGTGATACTATAAGAAAAAATTCTAGCTTTTGTAGTTATTTTTCTAGGATGCGAAGAGGTGCTTTATATACTTATGCGTTAGAAAATGGATACAATAAACTTGCTATAGCCCATCATTTAGATGATGCAGTGGAAAGTTTTTTTATGAATTTTATTTACAATGGATCTTTAAGAAGCCTAGCTCCAAAATACAAAAGCAAAAGAGGTATAGAGGTGATTAGACCTTTGATATTTGTAAGAGAAAGACAGCTTAGAGAAAATGCTATAAATAATGAGCTAGAAGTTATAGGTAATGAGTTTTGTCCTGGTATGAAACTTAGTGAAAAAAATGTTAAATTTCCACACGCTAGAGAAGAAGCAAAACAGCTTTTAGCAAATTTAGAAAAAGAAAACCCAAAATTATTTACTAGTTTAAAGACTGCATTTAGTAATATACATTTAAATAGTTTTTTTATAAATGAGTAA
- a CDS encoding cysteine hydrolase family protein — MSKLLVVVDYQNDFIDGSLGFAQAAKIKDNILFLLQNHRGDIVFTFDTHEKDYLDTQEGKNIPVYHCLKDTNGWNMPKEFDIYLKHAKHIFYKNTFGSLEFANFLRANFYESIEFCGLVSHICVFSNIILAQSASCNSEILLHQKACAGFDEKLEQSAFEILRSYGVKIV, encoded by the coding sequence ATGAGTAAGCTTTTAGTTGTAGTAGATTATCAAAATGATTTTATAGATGGTAGTTTGGGTTTTGCTCAAGCTGCTAAAATCAAAGACAATATACTCTTTCTTTTGCAAAATCACCGAGGTGATATAGTTTTTACTTTCGATACACACGAAAAAGATTATTTAGACACTCAAGAAGGTAAAAATATCCCTGTTTATCATTGTTTAAAAGACACAAATGGCTGGAATATGCCAAAAGAATTTGATATATATTTAAAACATGCCAAACACATTTTTTATAAAAATACTTTTGGAAGTTTAGAATTTGCAAATTTTTTAAGAGCTAATTTTTATGAAAGTATTGAATTTTGCGGCTTGGTTTCGCATATTTGCGTTTTTAGCAATATTATTTTAGCTCAAAGTGCGAGTTGTAATTCTGAAATTTTATTACATCAAAAAGCTTGTGCAGGTTTTGATGAAAAATTAGAGCAAAGTGCTTTTGAAATCTTAAGATCTTATGGTGTGAAGATTGTATAA
- the recO gene encoding recombination protein RecO — translation MQGYILHTQSVKDEDLIVNILSPKQVVKSYRFYGMRHSNILNGYKIDFELEESSRFLPRLKDVLHIGFSWILDREKMFFWQEFIRLFYWHLKDVENLDSFYFELLDECAKRFEKQDCKRVIVDAYLKILNYEGRLHKEFVCFACDEQIMQDVVLIRAFLPAHSKCVFGYEFNPRHLCHFYEKQNSSHMCDEEIDKLYKIIKEGF, via the coding sequence ATGCAAGGATATATTTTACACACTCAAAGTGTAAAAGATGAAGATTTAATTGTAAATATATTAAGCCCCAAACAAGTGGTTAAATCCTATCGTTTTTATGGAATGAGACATTCAAATATTTTAAATGGCTATAAGATAGATTTTGAATTAGAAGAAAGCTCAAGATTTTTGCCTAGATTAAAAGATGTTTTACATATTGGTTTTTCTTGGATTTTAGATAGAGAAAAAATGTTTTTTTGGCAAGAATTTATTAGACTTTTTTATTGGCACTTAAAAGATGTAGAAAATTTAGACTCTTTTTATTTTGAGCTTTTGGATGAGTGCGCTAAACGCTTTGAAAAGCAAGATTGTAAAAGAGTAATAGTAGATGCGTATTTGAAAATTTTAAATTATGAAGGTCGTTTACATAAAGAATTTGTCTGTTTTGCTTGTGATGAACAGATAATGCAAGATGTAGTTTTAATTAGAGCTTTTTTGCCAGCTCATAGTAAGTGTGTATTTGGTTATGAATTTAATCCTAGACATTTATGCCATTTTTATGAAAAACAAAATTCATCGCATATGTGCGATGAAGAAATTGATAAATTATATAAGATTATCAAAGAGGGGTTTTAA
- a CDS encoding tRNA dihydrouridine synthase, which produces MIDFKQKPLFLAPMAGFSDLPLRNLVKQFGADVTISEMISSNALVYESEKTLKMLQKAELENPYIVQIAGSDEKIIKQAVEILNRFDFIDGIDFNCGCPVNKVIKQCAGSALLQDLDKLQKILELIKKTSKKKTTSVKVRLGYDKKDPICIAKACENAGVDFISMHGRTRKQMYSGNADYEAIALAKENIKIPLVANGDIDALNAQEVFNKTKCDALMIGRASIGKPWIFYEIKQGVKIDKKTKNEIIFAHFEEMLKHYKEQGVSIFRKHLHEYSKGLEDASNFRDQVNRINDPQIMRDCMREFFNKE; this is translated from the coding sequence ATGATTGATTTTAAGCAAAAACCTTTATTTTTAGCTCCTATGGCTGGATTTTCTGACTTACCTTTGCGTAATTTAGTAAAGCAATTTGGAGCTGATGTTACAATTAGCGAGATGATCAGCTCGAATGCTTTAGTGTATGAAAGTGAAAAAACTTTAAAAATGCTACAAAAAGCCGAACTTGAAAATCCTTATATAGTTCAAATTGCAGGATCAGATGAAAAAATCATTAAACAAGCTGTAGAAATCTTAAATCGTTTTGATTTTATAGATGGAATTGATTTTAATTGTGGTTGCCCTGTAAATAAGGTCATAAAACAATGCGCAGGAAGTGCTCTTTTGCAAGATCTTGATAAATTGCAAAAAATTTTAGAACTCATTAAAAAAACAAGCAAGAAAAAAACAACAAGCGTTAAAGTAAGATTGGGGTATGATAAAAAAGATCCTATCTGTATAGCCAAAGCTTGTGAAAATGCTGGGGTTGATTTTATCAGTATGCATGGTCGAACAAGAAAGCAAATGTATAGCGGAAATGCTGATTATGAAGCCATAGCACTAGCTAAAGAAAATATCAAAATTCCTTTAGTTGCAAATGGCGATATAGATGCTTTAAATGCTCAAGAAGTATTTAACAAAACTAAATGCGATGCATTAATGATAGGAAGAGCTAGTATAGGCAAACCTTGGATTTTTTATGAAATCAAGCAAGGTGTAAAAATAGATAAAAAAACTAAAAATGAAATCATTTTTGCTCATTTTGAAGAAATGTTAAAACACTACAAAGAACAAGGTGTTAGTATTTTTAGAAAGCATTTACATGAATACTCCAAAGGACTTGAAGATGCTTCAAATTTTAGAGATCAAGTAAATCGCATTAACGACCCTCAAATTATGCGAGATTGTATGAGAGAATTTTTCAATAAGGAATGA
- the dksA gene encoding RNA polymerase-binding protein DksA, producing the protein MQELQLEEFKNILEKRQEEILQELQGNITNINNLHSSEPRDEVDMQQIDNSSHIDFTINENLKKELNEIKLSLSKIDNNTYGICEYCEEYIHPERLKVKPHAKYCINCRENLEKRKEI; encoded by the coding sequence ATGCAAGAATTACAACTTGAAGAATTTAAAAATATTCTTGAAAAAAGACAAGAAGAAATTTTACAAGAGCTTCAAGGCAATATAACTAATATCAACAATCTCCACAGTAGCGAACCACGCGATGAAGTAGATATGCAACAAATTGACAATAGCTCACACATTGATTTTACTATAAATGAAAATTTAAAAAAAGAATTAAATGAAATTAAGCTTTCATTAAGTAAAATAGACAACAACACCTATGGAATTTGCGAATATTGCGAGGAATACATTCATCCTGAAAGATTGAAAGTCAAACCTCATGCAAAATATTGTATTAATTGTCGTGAAAATTTAGAAAAAAGGAAAGAAATATGA
- a CDS encoding 23S rRNA (pseudouridine(1915)-N(3))-methyltransferase RlmH, translated as MQIQIISIQKNNNDEFYKFDEHYTKLIKKFANFNQICIFNNKIANAQNTNANEAKKAYTQALNPYKKGFCIALDEKGKEFTSAEFASFLQDKNEISFFIGGAYGFEKTFLDQMDINIALSKMTLAHKFAKTMLLEQIYRAFCINTNHPYHK; from the coding sequence ATGCAAATTCAAATTATTAGCATACAAAAAAACAATAATGATGAATTTTATAAGTTTGATGAACATTACACCAAGCTTATAAAAAAATTTGCAAATTTTAACCAAATATGTATTTTTAATAACAAAATAGCCAACGCACAAAACACCAATGCCAATGAAGCAAAAAAAGCTTACACTCAAGCTTTAAATCCATACAAGAAAGGTTTTTGTATAGCCTTGGATGAAAAAGGAAAAGAATTTACAAGTGCTGAATTTGCTTCGTTTTTACAAGATAAAAATGAAATTTCTTTTTTCATAGGTGGAGCATATGGCTTTGAAAAAACTTTTCTTGATCAAATGGACATAAATATAGCTTTGAGCAAAATGACCTTAGCACATAAATTTGCAAAAACAATGCTTTTAGAACAAATTTATCGAGCATTTTGCATTAATACAAACCATCCATACCACAAATAG
- the accD gene encoding acetyl-CoA carboxylase, carboxyltransferase subunit beta, with amino-acid sequence MNFLDIFSSIRRKQATPNEAPNHWVKCNSCHALMYYKEIETSYNVCPKCNFHMRLSPLKRIELLSDEGSFIEMDKDLHAIDPLKFVDSKSYKKRLAENEEKTGRKSALISGECTIDGVKTQLVVFDFSFMGGSLGSVEGEKILRAIERAIEKKTPVVIVSASGGARMQESTYSLMQMSKTSAALKLLAEEKLPFISVLTDPTMGGVSASFAWLGDIIIAEPGALVGFAGARVIKQTIGADLPEGFQRAEFLLEHGLIDAIVERNDHKKFIGDFLKFFSKN; translated from the coding sequence ATGAATTTTTTAGATATTTTTTCTAGTATAAGACGCAAACAAGCAACCCCAAATGAAGCACCAAATCACTGGGTAAAATGTAATTCTTGTCATGCACTAATGTACTATAAAGAAATAGAAACTTCTTATAATGTTTGCCCAAAATGCAATTTTCACATGAGACTTTCTCCATTAAAACGCATAGAATTACTAAGTGATGAAGGCTCTTTTATAGAAATGGATAAAGATTTACATGCTATAGATCCTTTAAAATTTGTTGATAGTAAATCTTATAAAAAAAGATTAGCAGAAAATGAAGAAAAAACAGGTAGAAAAAGTGCTCTTATAAGCGGAGAATGCACTATAGATGGGGTAAAAACTCAGCTTGTTGTTTTTGATTTTTCTTTTATGGGTGGAAGTTTAGGTTCAGTTGAGGGTGAAAAAATTTTAAGAGCGATAGAAAGAGCGATAGAAAAAAAGACTCCTGTAGTAATTGTAAGTGCTAGTGGTGGCGCTAGAATGCAAGAAAGCACTTACTCTTTAATGCAAATGAGTAAAACAAGTGCGGCATTAAAACTTTTAGCTGAAGAAAAATTGCCTTTTATTTCAGTATTAACCGATCCTACTATGGGTGGAGTAAGCGCATCTTTTGCATGGCTTGGAGATATTATCATAGCTGAACCTGGAGCTTTAGTAGGCTTTGCTGGTGCAAGAGTTATTAAACAAACCATAGGAGCTGATTTACCTGAAGGTTTTCAAAGAGCTGAATTTTTACTTGAACATGGCTTAATCGATGCCATAGTAGAAAGAAATGATCATAAAAAATTTATCGGTGATTTTTTAAAATTTTTTTCTAAAAATTAA
- the bamA gene encoding outer membrane protein assembly factor BamA yields MKKWFVFFALSSSLCASTIKEIKFEGLSQLSKESALAISKLKIGQKISAASIDTAVKNLFSRNYFKDIVVEENNGVIIFKVVEKPSIGKIDIQGIASNDRKQIENLVGLKPGLLYDENSIKESIEKIKLFYQAKGFYDTVVETKNEKLSNSNALKVTFIVNRGENIIIENIHLSGAKKLDYSDIEPAVANKQRELLGWMWGFNDGKLKIFDLESDSSRISDVYLKEGYLDVSVSPAFLKTYTDTYQADLTYFINEGEIYKVKDIQIYNPVFSEEENKKLAKDLELSIGKKVNIEKLRKDIKTIETKTADLGYAYTQVIPDIQKDKEKHEAIIIFKVIPNEKVYIRNVEISGNTKTVDRVIRRELYLTEGNLYNRTDLIDSRNALRRTAYFENVDIKEQRVDDTHMDLIVEVKEASTGAISGGIGYGTSDGILLSASLSDANILGSGMKGSVSIDKGDETLSGRVALKNPRVNDSDYSLGGSLYSDRFEWDSYDERNYGFDISVGKSLGRYTSVDLTYNLEQSDIYHLSDRLINQGYKLGKSYKSSIAPSIVFNNTDDYYLPRSGFIASTTLEYAGLGGDQKFISSTSKFNYYQGLEDYIGWDLIYRYKASFYKVWDQGYLPINEKLYLGGIGTIRGFDRRSVSPKNAWGDETGGTIAFANSVELSFPIFDRIKLRGSVFFDYGTIGESSITQIQRWSTGVGFEWLTPLGALNLVFAKPFNTKSNDDLSEFEFMLGARF; encoded by the coding sequence ATGAAAAAATGGTTTGTATTTTTTGCACTATCGAGTTCACTTTGTGCATCTACTATTAAAGAAATTAAATTTGAAGGTTTATCTCAACTTTCCAAAGAAAGTGCTTTAGCGATTTCAAAATTAAAAATTGGACAAAAAATTAGTGCTGCAAGCATAGACACAGCTGTTAAAAATCTTTTTAGCAGAAATTATTTTAAAGATATAGTTGTAGAAGAAAATAATGGAGTGATTATTTTTAAAGTAGTTGAAAAGCCTTCTATTGGAAAAATAGACATACAAGGAATCGCAAGTAATGATAGAAAACAAATAGAAAATCTTGTGGGCTTAAAACCTGGCCTTTTATATGATGAAAATTCCATTAAAGAATCTATAGAAAAAATAAAACTTTTCTATCAAGCCAAAGGTTTTTATGATACCGTAGTAGAAACAAAAAATGAAAAACTTAGTAATTCTAATGCTTTAAAAGTCACTTTTATCGTTAATCGTGGTGAAAATATTATCATAGAAAATATCCATTTAAGCGGAGCTAAAAAATTAGATTATTCAGACATAGAACCAGCTGTTGCAAACAAACAAAGAGAATTGTTAGGTTGGATGTGGGGATTTAATGATGGAAAACTTAAAATTTTTGATTTAGAAAGCGATAGCTCAAGAATCTCTGATGTATATTTAAAAGAAGGTTATTTAGATGTTAGCGTATCTCCAGCATTTTTAAAAACTTATACTGATACTTACCAAGCTGATTTAACCTATTTTATTAACGAAGGTGAAATTTATAAAGTCAAAGATATTCAAATTTACAATCCTGTTTTTAGCGAGGAAGAAAATAAAAAATTAGCAAAAGATCTTGAGCTAAGCATAGGAAAAAAAGTCAATATAGAAAAATTAAGAAAAGATATAAAAACAATAGAAACAAAAACTGCTGATTTAGGTTATGCTTATACTCAAGTTATACCAGATATTCAAAAAGACAAAGAAAAACATGAAGCTATAATAATTTTTAAAGTCATACCGAATGAAAAAGTTTATATAAGAAATGTTGAAATTTCAGGTAATACAAAAACAGTCGATAGAGTCATTCGTAGAGAGCTTTACCTAACCGAAGGAAATCTTTACAACCGAACAGATTTGATAGATTCACGCAATGCATTAAGAAGAACTGCTTATTTTGAAAATGTAGATATCAAAGAACAAAGAGTTGATGATACTCATATGGACTTGATAGTTGAAGTTAAAGAAGCTTCAACTGGAGCTATATCAGGTGGTATTGGCTATGGCACAAGTGATGGAATTTTACTTAGTGCTTCTTTATCTGATGCAAACATTTTAGGTTCTGGTATGAAAGGTAGTGTTAGCATCGATAAAGGCGATGAAACTTTATCAGGAAGAGTAGCTTTAAAAAATCCAAGAGTTAATGATAGTGATTATTCACTTGGGGGATCTTTATATTCAGATCGTTTTGAATGGGATAGCTATGATGAAAGAAATTATGGTTTTGATATTAGCGTAGGTAAATCTTTAGGAAGATACACTAGTGTAGATCTTACTTATAATCTTGAACAAAGTGATATTTATCATTTAAGTGATCGTTTGATCAATCAAGGTTATAAATTAGGAAAAAGCTATAAAAGTTCTATTGCTCCATCGATTGTATTTAACAATACAGATGATTATTATTTACCAAGATCTGGTTTTATCGCTTCTACTACTTTAGAATATGCAGGATTAGGTGGGGATCAAAAATTTATTAGCTCAACTAGTAAATTTAATTATTATCAAGGTTTAGAAGATTATATAGGCTGGGATTTAATTTATCGTTATAAAGCAAGTTTTTACAAGGTATGGGATCAAGGATATTTACCAATTAATGAAAAATTATACCTAGGTGGTATAGGAACGATTCGAGGTTTTGATAGAAGAAGTGTTAGTCCTAAAAATGCATGGGGAGATGAGACTGGAGGAACTATAGCATTTGCAAATTCTGTAGAGCTTAGTTTTCCTATATTTGATAGAATCAAACTTAGAGGAAGTGTCTTTTTTGATTATGGTACTATAGGAGAAAGCTCGATCACTCAAATTCAAAGATGGAGCACCGGAGTGGGTTTTGAATGGCTAACACCACTTGGGGCTTTAAATTTAGTTTTTGCTAAACCATTTAATACTAAATCAAATGATGATTTAAGCGAATTTGAATTTATGTTGGGTGCAAGATTTTAA
- a CDS encoding chorismate mutase / prephenate dehydrogenase: MKVGIVGLGLIGGSLGISLRENKLIDIVCGYDINKEFEQIALEKKLVDKIVDFEKIKQCDVIFLAIPVDAIISILKDLEDVTQDCTIIELGSTKQELIKNLSINLKSHFIAAHPMAGTENSGPNAAVKDLYKNAVCILCDIENATHLHQKRAIEIFSDLGMKLVFMDSISHDHHTAIISHLPHVISFSLANFVMKEENKKNIAHLGGPSFKDMCRIAKSNPKMWSGIFQQNKQNLLNCIALFQKELQECKEMIEKSDAHELQTWIKDANKLREIL, encoded by the coding sequence ATGAAAGTAGGTATAGTTGGACTTGGTTTAATAGGTGGTTCTTTGGGTATTAGTTTAAGAGAAAATAAGCTTATTGATATAGTTTGTGGATATGATATTAATAAGGAATTTGAGCAAATTGCACTAGAAAAAAAATTAGTAGATAAAATAGTAGATTTTGAAAAAATTAAACAATGTGATGTGATTTTTTTAGCCATTCCTGTAGATGCAATTATTAGCATTTTAAAGGATTTAGAAGATGTTACTCAAGATTGCACTATTATTGAGCTTGGAAGTACAAAACAAGAGCTTATAAAAAATTTATCCATTAATTTAAAAAGTCATTTTATAGCAGCTCACCCTATGGCTGGGACTGAAAATAGTGGTCCAAATGCTGCGGTTAAAGATTTATATAAAAATGCAGTTTGCATACTCTGTGATATCGAAAATGCTACACATTTACACCAAAAAAGAGCTATAGAAATTTTTTCTGATTTAGGGATGAAATTAGTATTTATGGATAGTATATCTCATGATCATCATACAGCTATTATCTCTCATTTGCCACATGTAATTAGTTTTTCTTTGGCAAATTTTGTCATGAAAGAAGAAAATAAAAAAAATATAGCTCATCTTGGAGGTCCTTCTTTTAAAGATATGTGTAGAATTGCTAAGTCAAATCCAAAAATGTGGAGTGGAATTTTTCAACAAAATAAGCAAAATTTGTTAAATTGCATAGCTTTGTTTCAAAAAGAATTACAAGAATGTAAAGAAATGATAGAAAAAAGTGATGCTCATGAACTTCAAACTTGGATAAAAGATGCAAATAAATTAAGAGAAATTTTATAA
- a CDS encoding M23 family metallopeptidase, with protein sequence MVFARKRSNKKWFFLVFLVLIVIVAFVLNTGWFERGAPIIKTKSDVIYSNLNDPITIEIDDKITLKDVKVTLFKDNELNGQILVNEKVQGKKKNIRFDLKLPKLAYKEKINSYKLLIEASDNSFWNLFLGNIASKEIKIIVDTKNPTVDIINNSYQIEQGGVGSVVFKASDENLEDVYITTDKDRIFKVIPFVKEGYYTALIPWDVKDENFRAYVVAKDKAGNINKQRIRYYFANKKYRVSNIKLSDKFIDGKIEFLAQKHAPKDKELTRLEKFKFVNEDLRNSNEVLIHEITSKVPDGMINNFKINLFIPLKNAQKVADYADHRFYSYNNEPLSNSYHMGLDLASVKEAPIVSNNDGEVVFVQENGIYGLNIIVYHGFGIYTLYGHCTDVNVHVGDKVKAGEIIGTTGTTGLALGDHVHFGVLVQGVEVRPEQWQDAKWIRDNIYNVLNSSKKKILSE encoded by the coding sequence ATGGTTTTTGCTCGTAAAAGATCAAATAAAAAATGGTTTTTCTTGGTATTTTTGGTGCTCATTGTTATAGTTGCTTTTGTTTTAAATACAGGATGGTTTGAAAGAGGAGCTCCTATTATAAAAACCAAATCAGATGTCATATATAGCAATTTAAATGATCCAATTACTATAGAAATTGATGATAAAATAACCCTAAAAGATGTAAAAGTAACTTTATTTAAAGACAATGAACTAAATGGCCAAATTTTAGTCAATGAAAAAGTTCAAGGAAAAAAGAAAAATATACGCTTTGATTTAAAACTTCCAAAATTAGCTTATAAAGAAAAAATAAATTCATATAAGCTTTTAATCGAAGCTAGCGATAATAGCTTTTGGAATCTTTTCTTGGGAAATATTGCCTCTAAAGAGATAAAAATCATAGTAGATACAAAAAATCCTACAGTAGATATTATAAATAATTCTTATCAGATAGAACAAGGTGGAGTAGGTAGTGTAGTATTTAAAGCAAGTGATGAAAATTTAGAAGATGTGTATATAACAACCGATAAAGATAGGATATTTAAAGTAATTCCTTTTGTTAAAGAAGGATATTATACAGCATTGATTCCTTGGGATGTTAAAGATGAAAATTTTAGAGCTTATGTTGTAGCTAAGGATAAAGCAGGAAATATCAATAAACAAAGAATTAGATACTATTTTGCTAATAAAAAATACCGAGTATCTAATATAAAATTAAGTGATAAATTTATAGATGGTAAAATTGAATTTTTAGCTCAAAAACATGCCCCAAAAGATAAAGAATTAACTAGACTTGAAAAATTTAAATTTGTCAATGAAGATTTAAGAAATTCTAATGAAGTATTGATACATGAAATTACAAGTAAAGTTCCAGATGGTATGATTAATAATTTCAAGATCAATCTTTTTATACCTTTAAAAAATGCTCAAAAAGTAGCTGATTATGCTGATCATAGATTTTATTCTTATAATAATGAACCTTTAAGTAATTCTTATCATATGGGGCTTGATTTAGCTAGTGTTAAAGAAGCTCCTATTGTTAGTAATAACGATGGTGAAGTTGTCTTTGTCCAAGAAAATGGAATTTATGGATTAAATATCATTGTTTATCATGGTTTTGGAATTTATACTCTTTATGGGCATTGTACTGATGTGAATGTGCATGTAGGAGATAAAGTCAAAGCAGGAGAGATTATAGGAACTACTGGAACTACAGGTTTAGCACTTGGAGATCATGTGCATTTTGGAGTCTTGGTTCAAGGAGTTGAGGTGCGTCCTGAGCAATGGCAGGATGCAAAATGGATAAGAGATAATATATATAATGTCTTAAATTCAAGTAAGAAAAAAATTTTGAGTGAATAA